From a region of the Triticum aestivum cultivar Chinese Spring chromosome 7D, IWGSC CS RefSeq v2.1, whole genome shotgun sequence genome:
- the LOC123167145 gene encoding uncharacterized protein, producing MGETRSWSSLLVHILVIALCLTAFGFAIAAERRRSTGSIVTDINNSTYCTYDSDISTGYGVGAFLFLLSGQSLLMGVTKCMCFGQPLAPGGSRAWSIIYFVSSWITFIIAESCLIAGATKNAYHTKYRHMIYAGSWTCDSLRKGVFISGAVFVVLTMTLNVYFYMYYTKSTRQAAKKTNKATANVGMAGYA from the exons ATGGGGGAGACGAGGAGCTGGAGCTCTCTGCTGGTGCACATTCTGGTGATCGCCCTCTGCCTCACCGCCTTCGGCTTCGCCAtcgccgccgagcgccgccgcaGCACG GGTTCGATAGTCACAGACATCAACAACTCCACATATTGCACTTATGACTCCGATATTTCCACCGGCTATGGTGTCGGCGCCTTCCTGTTTCTCCTCTCGGGCCAATCACTCCTTATGGGAGTTACAAAGTGCATGTGCTTTGGCCAACCGCTCGCACCCGGTGGAAGCAGAGCCTGGTCCATTATCTACTTTGTTTCTTCATG GATCACATTCATAATCGCCGAGTCCTGCCTGATCGCCGGAGCGACAAAGAACGCGTACCACACCAAGTACAGGCACATGATATACGCGGGGAGCTGGACCTGCGACTCTCTGCGGAAAGGGGTGTTCATCTCGGGGGCGGTCTTTGTGGTGCTCACCATGACCCTGAACGTGTACTTCTACATGTACTACACGAAATCGACGCGCCAGGCCGCCAAAAAGACCAACAAGGCCACCGCCAACGTCGGCATGGCTGGCTACGCATGA